The proteins below come from a single Campylobacter sp. CCUG 57310 genomic window:
- a CDS encoding cache domain-containing protein: MGNHWLNRSFVKEILINEQLSILKSSSDRIEKWLENKKSSLKSINSLISKYDSEIGEQTIQDILEKSQNIAKFSSVYAGYENKITISSKIFNKPQNYDPTKRPWYINTIKEDKLYITKPYLDVGLQTHVISICQSIKDKDISKGVLCGILSFNDIKSEILDLRLEKNGYIFLMDYDFNILLHPDETLELKKAEFNIDDLNLTQTLNYETNSEILTFKPLPNSHLILVAKTLKKNIYTRINEQFIVNFAIYIISIFLFLTLAFFYNKISNKQETLLEKTNKMLDLFVNNSSKGILITNEQNKIIFTNKKLNNILNLQNYPVDYDELIQNFPAQTAAKIKNFALKRSNSKSYLELHYELNKKHFQIQISSIFTQNKNYEGMILFLTNVSQKHKFNEFKKEHERMLFQQTKMAELGQMIAAISHQWIQPLNSLSIFLGNLMQFKKINKLSDEIFYENITRSLNNIDYLVNTMDIFKNFYKLETKTQIFDIKKAISDTIFILFAQQSKINIKIAIKQNTNLTCQNYLNEFKQIIACLIQNSKQALIDSKNKKRARIVISIKENNTHFEIRVIDNADGINENQKDKIFTPFLSTKNSTGLGLYISKLIANKKCRGDLYLIKSKNPTIFMLKIAKKV, translated from the coding sequence GTGGGAAATCACTGGCTTAATCGTTCATTTGTAAAAGAAATTTTAATAAATGAACAATTAAGCATACTAAAAAGCTCTAGCGATAGGATAGAAAAATGGCTGGAAAATAAAAAATCCAGTCTAAAATCAATAAATTCCCTAATATCAAAATACGATTCCGAGATAGGCGAACAAACCATACAAGATATACTTGAAAAAAGCCAAAACATAGCTAAATTTTCAAGTGTTTATGCAGGATACGAAAATAAAATTACAATCTCAAGTAAAATTTTTAATAAGCCCCAAAACTATGATCCCACTAAGCGTCCATGGTATATCAACACAATCAAAGAAGACAAACTATACATAACCAAGCCTTATTTGGACGTAGGGCTTCAAACACATGTTATTTCGATATGTCAAAGCATAAAAGATAAGGATATATCAAAAGGTGTCTTGTGCGGAATTTTATCGTTTAACGATATCAAAAGCGAAATTTTAGATCTTAGGCTTGAAAAAAACGGATATATATTTTTAATGGATTATGACTTCAACATCCTGCTTCATCCGGATGAAACTCTAGAACTTAAAAAAGCGGAGTTTAATATCGATGATTTAAATTTAACTCAAACTTTAAACTACGAAACGAACAGTGAAATTTTAACTTTTAAACCGCTGCCAAATTCACACTTGATACTGGTTGCAAAGACACTTAAAAAAAATATTTATACAAGGATAAATGAGCAGTTTATAGTAAATTTTGCAATATACATAATAAGTATATTTTTGTTTTTAACACTTGCATTTTTTTACAATAAAATTTCAAACAAACAAGAAACTCTTCTTGAAAAGACAAATAAAATGCTTGATCTGTTTGTAAACAACAGTTCAAAAGGTATTTTAATCACAAACGAGCAAAATAAAATCATATTCACAAATAAAAAATTAAACAACATACTAAATTTACAAAATTATCCCGTGGATTATGATGAGCTGATACAAAATTTCCCCGCTCAAACAGCAGCCAAGATAAAAAATTTTGCTTTAAAAAGATCAAATTCAAAATCCTATTTAGAGCTGCATTATGAACTAAATAAAAAACATTTTCAGATCCAAATTTCATCTATTTTCACTCAAAACAAAAACTATGAAGGTATGATTTTATTTTTAACCAATGTAAGCCAAAAACACAAATTTAATGAATTCAAAAAAGAGCATGAAAGAATGCTTTTCCAACAAACTAAAATGGCCGAACTGGGACAAATGATAGCTGCCATTTCGCACCAATGGATACAGCCTTTAAACTCTCTTAGTATTTTTCTTGGAAATTTGATGCAATTTAAAAAGATAAATAAGCTAAGTGATGAAATTTTTTACGAAAATATAACCAGATCTCTTAACAACATAGACTATCTGGTAAACACTATGGATATATTTAAAAATTTTTATAAGCTTGAGACAAAGACGCAAATTTTTGATATAAAAAAAGCTATTTCAGATACTATTTTCATCCTGTTTGCACAACAATCAAAAATCAACATAAAAATAGCTATAAAACAAAATACGAATTTAACATGTCAAAACTATCTAAATGAATTTAAGCAAATAATAGCCTGCCTGATACAAAATTCAAAACAAGCACTAATAGATAGTAAAAATAAAAAAAGAGCCAGGATAGTTATCTCGATAAAAGAAAATAATACACATTTTGAAATAAGAGTCATAGATAATGCCGACGGAATCAATGAAAACCAAAAAGATAAAATTTTTACTCCGTTTTTAAGCACTAAAAATAGTACAGGACTTGGACTTTATATATCAAAACTAATAGCAAATAAAAAATGTCGCGGGGATTTATACCTCATCAAAAGCAAAAACCCAACAATATTTATGCTAAAAATAGCAAAAAAGGTCTAA
- a CDS encoding NapC/NirT family cytochrome c: MKKTFITLGLLAFAFVVFFGGNALVHSTSDDKFCTVCHEWMDPMVATYQKSVHGGANPHGVKVKCVDCHLPHDSYIGYIFQKAANGVSEVSYMLFNDAKDYDWQENRKKREKFVYDSGCLSCHQTILDINSTNKNINDMHTAYTKLKNEQADKVGCVTCHKTVGHKDLGKVLYEIKHPPVGNWDDKK, from the coding sequence ATGAAAAAAACATTTATAACTTTAGGGCTTTTGGCCTTTGCCTTTGTGGTATTTTTCGGTGGAAACGCTTTGGTGCACTCTACAAGCGACGATAAATTTTGTACGGTTTGCCATGAGTGGATGGATCCTATGGTGGCTACGTATCAAAAAAGCGTTCACGGAGGAGCTAACCCTCATGGAGTAAAGGTAAAATGCGTAGATTGCCATTTGCCTCACGATAGCTACATAGGATATATATTCCAAAAAGCGGCAAACGGGGTGAGTGAAGTTAGCTATATGCTTTTTAACGATGCAAAAGATTATGATTGGCAAGAAAACAGGAAAAAAAGAGAGAAATTTGTATATGATAGTGGCTGCTTAAGCTGCCATCAAACAATTTTAGATATAAATTCAACAAATAAAAACATAAACGACATGCATACTGCTTACACTAAACTTAAAAACGAGCAAGCAGATAAAGTTGGTTGTGTAACTTGTCACAAGACGGTAGGACATAAAGATTTGGGCAAAGTGCTTTATGAGATCAAGCACCCTCCTGTCGGAAATTGGGATGACAAAAAATAA
- a CDS encoding cytochrome c3 family protein produces MLKIFKTLLIFCFTFSVALFAADLNSTTANKYTKENYPIKAHHEKFGLSCANCHKESDPKDYKALSANDCLSCHKSYASLAELSGHLGYDDNVHASPHYPNVDCNVCHASHKPSKNFCVMCHSQDTMKNLLVP; encoded by the coding sequence ATGCTAAAAATTTTTAAGACACTTTTGATTTTTTGCTTCACTTTTAGTGTAGCTCTGTTTGCTGCGGATTTAAATTCAACTACTGCAAATAAATACACAAAAGAGAATTACCCTATAAAAGCCCATCATGAAAAATTTGGACTTAGCTGTGCAAATTGCCACAAAGAAAGCGATCCGAAAGATTACAAAGCGCTAAGTGCAAATGATTGCTTAAGCTGCCATAAAAGCTATGCCAGCCTTGCCGAGCTAAGCGGACATCTTGGCTATGATGACAATGTTCATGCAAGCCCGCACTATCCAAATGTTGATTGTAACGTTTGTCACGCATCGCACAAACCGTCTAAGAATTTCTGCGTAATGTGCCATTCGCAAGATACGATGAAAAATTTACTGGTTCCATAA
- a CDS encoding flavocytochrome c gives MASRREFLNGLMLLGAASMTKTPLFADTNSIKWDEEWDVLVVGSGFAGSAATCQAIEDGAKTLMIDKMPVLGGNSAINGGAFAIVNSSYQKDRGIEDSYELYVKDILKAGLNLNRMDLVEVIAKNGNDAYEFTLERGVYYRNALGQFGGHSVPRTIWPEINSGGKITIPLQEHAMKQGATIRTRVILDDFIFNDAGRVIGAKVRENYDFIFDPSKDEADNKSGTVKFYKINGGIVMATGGFSYDVKFRQEIDPAITPDLDCTNHYGATAQALKVMMKNRAQTVDLKWIQLGPWGSPDEKGFGIAPVFAIPAFSYGVMVDARTGKRFVNELADRKIRSDAILKMHKNPDGSITHPVVICDSVGAQGTTKANVHRGIHKGVIKVFDTIEELAKYYNIPYEGLKKTIDDYTRYAKNGKDEEFNKPFFKFKDMIPDLTKPPFYAWRALPKVHHTMGGVKIDTEARVYDIDDKPIVGLFAAGEAVGGPHGASRLGSCAIPDCLVFGRIAGRNATLLAKKDKKC, from the coding sequence ATGGCTAGTAGAAGAGAATTTTTAAACGGATTGATGCTGCTTGGAGCGGCATCAATGACAAAAACACCGCTTTTTGCCGATACAAACAGCATAAAGTGGGATGAGGAATGGGACGTGCTGGTAGTAGGATCAGGCTTTGCCGGATCTGCCGCTACATGTCAGGCGATAGAAGATGGCGCCAAAACACTTATGATAGATAAAATGCCTGTTCTTGGCGGAAATTCCGCTATTAACGGCGGAGCATTCGCTATCGTAAATTCAAGCTATCAAAAAGATAGAGGCATAGAGGATTCTTACGAGCTTTATGTAAAAGATATCTTAAAAGCGGGGTTAAATTTAAACCGAATGGATTTGGTTGAGGTTATTGCCAAAAACGGAAACGACGCTTACGAATTTACCCTTGAAAGAGGCGTTTATTATAGAAATGCGCTTGGACAATTCGGCGGGCATTCCGTCCCTAGAACGATATGGCCTGAGATAAATTCAGGCGGCAAGATAACTATACCGCTTCAAGAGCATGCAATGAAACAAGGCGCTACAATACGAACAAGAGTGATCTTGGACGACTTTATCTTTAACGATGCGGGTAGAGTTATAGGAGCAAAGGTTAGGGAAAATTATGATTTTATCTTTGATCCTTCAAAAGACGAAGCAGACAATAAAAGCGGAACGGTTAAATTTTACAAAATAAACGGCGGAATCGTAATGGCTACGGGCGGATTTTCTTATGACGTTAAATTTAGACAAGAGATAGATCCTGCGATTACCCCTGATTTAGACTGTACAAACCACTACGGAGCTACCGCACAAGCGCTTAAAGTAATGATGAAAAACAGAGCCCAGACAGTGGATTTAAAATGGATCCAGCTTGGTCCGTGGGGTAGTCCAGATGAAAAAGGATTTGGCATAGCTCCTGTCTTTGCAATACCTGCATTCTCTTACGGAGTTATGGTAGATGCAAGAACAGGAAAAAGATTTGTAAACGAGCTTGCAGATAGAAAAATACGCTCGGATGCTATTTTAAAAATGCATAAAAACCCTGATGGAAGCATAACCCATCCTGTCGTAATCTGTGATAGCGTAGGCGCACAAGGAACAACCAAGGCAAATGTTCACAGAGGAATTCACAAAGGAGTTATCAAGGTATTTGACACTATTGAAGAGCTTGCCAAGTACTACAATATACCATACGAAGGGCTTAAAAAGACTATTGACGACTACACCAGATACGCTAAAAACGGCAAAGACGAGGAATTTAATAAACCATTCTTTAAATTTAAAGATATGATCCCGGATCTTACGAAACCGCCTTTTTATGCATGGAGAGCATTACCGAAAGTGCATCACACAATGGGAGGCGTAAAAATAGACACAGAGGCTAGAGTGTATGATATAGACGATAAGCCTATAGTGGGGCTATTTGCAGCAGGCGAAGCGGTAGGCGGACCGCACGGAGCCAGCAGACTTGGAAGCTGTGCGATACCTGATTGTTTGGTATTTGGAAGAATAGCGGGCAGAAACGCTACATTACTAGCAAAAAAGGATAAAAAATGCTAA
- a CDS encoding Opr family porin, with protein sequence MKKSLVLITALYASAALANSDDLASALANGKASGDVSVFYESRHINKGQKSVYYNNTAWAVGSVGLKFETDFYKNFKAVVGFRASAPLYEKDKNLKTLHGTGDSTERIYEDDRVLLSNLYLEYNAYDTAIKIGRQEMISDWIGKINDGVRITNNSVPNLTLDAMWTRAQGRAYLKEMWGFNKKRINKDDGGLFNLGATYKFDGGFGVKAYGLYAKDIFSGFGAKAMYDGQISDDLGLGGMLHYARSDEEKKNHDGKVLEATAYAKYLDNKFTLGYVKTGKEIGWGSLNMAGDQIVPFEEGDVMYERDVRTLYAMLSTKIEQLSITGLYGTTNYKLKGGDDTKYRQNELSVWLNYPIMKNLNAFVIYDQVFRAQKGYPSLRQVGAGLSYTF encoded by the coding sequence ATGAAAAAAAGTTTAGTATTAATAACGGCGCTATATGCAAGCGCCGCCTTAGCAAACAGCGATGATCTGGCAAGCGCTCTTGCAAACGGTAAAGCAAGCGGGGATGTTTCTGTGTTTTATGAAAGTCGTCATATAAACAAAGGCCAAAAGTCGGTTTATTACAACAACACAGCCTGGGCGGTAGGCTCGGTAGGGCTTAAATTTGAAACGGATTTTTACAAAAATTTCAAAGCGGTAGTCGGCTTTAGAGCCAGCGCTCCTCTTTATGAAAAAGATAAAAATTTAAAGACATTGCACGGAACAGGTGATTCTACAGAGAGAATTTACGAAGACGATAGAGTGCTACTATCAAATTTGTATTTAGAATATAACGCTTACGATACCGCTATCAAAATCGGTCGTCAAGAGATGATAAGCGACTGGATCGGCAAGATAAATGACGGCGTTAGAATCACAAACAACTCTGTGCCAAATTTAACTCTTGATGCTATGTGGACCAGAGCCCAAGGAAGAGCTTATCTAAAAGAGATGTGGGGATTTAATAAAAAAAGAATCAACAAAGACGACGGAGGACTCTTTAACCTAGGAGCTACATATAAATTTGACGGAGGATTTGGAGTTAAAGCTTATGGACTATACGCAAAAGATATATTCTCAGGTTTTGGCGCAAAGGCTATGTATGACGGTCAAATCAGCGACGATCTAGGGCTTGGCGGCATGCTTCACTACGCAAGAAGCGATGAAGAGAAGAAAAATCACGACGGAAAAGTTCTTGAGGCAACAGCTTATGCCAAATATCTTGACAACAAATTTACTCTAGGATATGTAAAAACAGGCAAAGAGATCGGCTGGGGAAGCTTAAATATGGCGGGCGATCAAATAGTTCCTTTTGAAGAGGGCGATGTAATGTATGAAAGAGATGTTAGAACTCTTTATGCAATGCTTTCAACCAAGATAGAACAATTATCGATAACCGGACTTTACGGAACTACAAACTACAAACTTAAAGGCGGCGATGATACCAAATACAGACAAAACGAGCTTAGCGTCTGGCTAAACTATCCGATCATGAAAAATTTAAATGCTTTCGTGATATACGATCAAGTATTTAGAGCCCAAAAAGGATATCCAAGCCTTAGACAAGTAGGCGCAGGTCTTAGCTACACTTTTTGA
- the hutH gene encoding histidine ammonia-lyase: MFNFRNLSIVAVLALGLSAQTITLNGESVSSKEILAISNGAKVEISEKAFKKAQKSHEVLLQAAKDGQKIYGLTVGVGLNKDKKFVDAKGNLDAEVIKASTDFNIGLIHAHCGGVYEDMPIKTARAVLATRLNNMLFGATGVQSDVINLYKEFLNHDIIPAMPSKGSMGEADITILGHVGLAMMGEGYVYYKGEKMQAAEALKRAGLKKLTPFGKDSLSILSSNAYSAALGSLALEDLKQALKMSKLVFALSIEAFNGNVAPFSKEASELRPFPDFVETTKELREILKDSYLWDKDDTRALQDPLSYRDASYFFAALKNTVEELENLMKIQLNSSDDNPGISVGTKPQTDKFQETKLFTKNGAVVPTSNFEPLMWVLEFEKASIVLAHNSKASALRTIKLSNDGFTKLSRFLGTDKTIHAFGAMQKPFVSLAGENQFLANPASLNYTPVAGEIEDVATNAPLVVQKLQQQIDNFYNIVGMELMHAAQAIDLRKEKNPNLKLSKATEKIYSEYRKVVKFMDTDRPLTDDFRNSAKFLKEYK, from the coding sequence ATGTTTAACTTTAGAAATTTATCTATAGTAGCCGTGTTGGCGCTTGGACTTAGCGCTCAAACTATAACTCTTAATGGAGAAAGCGTCTCATCAAAAGAAATTTTAGCGATTTCAAATGGTGCTAAAGTAGAGATTAGCGAAAAAGCTTTTAAAAAAGCTCAAAAATCTCACGAGGTACTGCTTCAAGCAGCAAAAGACGGTCAAAAAATTTACGGATTAACCGTTGGGGTTGGGCTTAATAAAGATAAAAAATTCGTAGATGCAAAGGGAAATTTGGATGCCGAAGTTATCAAAGCTTCAACTGATTTTAACATCGGACTAATCCATGCTCACTGTGGCGGCGTTTATGAGGATATGCCTATCAAGACTGCTAGAGCGGTTTTAGCTACGAGATTAAACAACATGCTGTTTGGCGCAACAGGCGTTCAAAGTGATGTAATCAACCTATATAAAGAATTTTTAAATCACGACATAATCCCTGCAATGCCAAGCAAAGGCTCTATGGGTGAAGCCGATATAACCATACTAGGTCACGTAGGTCTTGCGATGATGGGAGAGGGTTATGTGTATTATAAAGGCGAAAAAATGCAAGCTGCAGAAGCCTTAAAACGAGCAGGGCTTAAAAAACTTACTCCGTTTGGTAAAGATAGCCTTTCTATATTAAGTTCAAATGCGTATTCGGCTGCATTAGGAAGTCTTGCGCTTGAGGATTTAAAACAAGCGTTAAAGATGTCTAAGCTTGTATTTGCACTTAGCATAGAAGCATTTAACGGAAATGTCGCGCCTTTCTCAAAAGAAGCGTCGGAGCTTAGACCTTTTCCTGATTTTGTAGAAACAACAAAAGAGTTAAGAGAAATTCTAAAAGATAGCTATCTTTGGGATAAAGACGACACAAGAGCATTGCAAGATCCGCTTAGCTATAGAGACGCTTCATATTTCTTTGCGGCACTTAAAAATACTGTTGAAGAGTTAGAAAATTTAATGAAAATTCAGCTTAACTCTTCAGATGACAATCCGGGAATTTCAGTAGGAACAAAACCGCAAACAGACAAATTCCAAGAGACTAAACTATTTACAAAAAACGGAGCAGTTGTTCCGACATCAAATTTTGAACCTTTAATGTGGGTTTTGGAATTTGAAAAAGCTTCTATAGTTCTAGCTCACAACTCAAAAGCTTCAGCACTTAGAACTATCAAGCTTTCAAATGACGGCTTTACAAAACTAAGCAGATTTTTAGGTACGGACAAGACTATTCACGCATTTGGCGCTATGCAAAAACCTTTCGTTTCGCTAGCCGGAGAAAATCAGTTTTTAGCAAATCCTGCTTCGCTAAACTACACTCCTGTTGCGGGTGAGATAGAAGATGTAGCTACAAACGCACCTCTTGTAGTTCAAAAACTTCAACAACAAATCGATAATTTTTATAATATCGTAGGCATGGAGCTAATGCACGCCGCACAAGCAATAGATCTAAGAAAAGAGAAAAATCCGAATTTAAAACTTTCAAAAGCGACTGAAAAGATATATAGCGAGTATAGAAAAGTAGTTAAATTTATGGATACGGACAGACCTCTTACAGATGATTTTAGAAATTCTGCAAAATTTTTAAAAGAGTATAAATAA
- the nifJ gene encoding pyruvate:ferredoxin (flavodoxin) oxidoreductase, translating to MSKIMKTMDGNEAAAYASYAFTEVAGIYPITPSSPMADYTDAWAAAGKKNLFGMPVKVVEMQSEGGAAGTVHGSLQVGALTTTYTASQGLLLKIPNMYKIAGQLLPGVIHVSARSIAAQALSIFGDHQDIYACRQTGFAMLASGSVQEVMDIAGVAHLAAIKGRVPFLHFFDGFRTSHEIQKIEVMDYAHFDRLLDKEAVQKFRDEALNPESPKTRGTAQNDDIYFQTRELTNRFYDAVPDIVADYLAEISKITGREYKPFNYYGDPQAERIIIAMGSVTQTLEEVVDHLRAKGEKVGIIKVHLYRPFSLKYLFDVMPKSVKKIAVLDRTKEPGSLGEPLYLDIKAAFYESELKPVVVGGRYGLSSKDVDPAQMIAVFENLKLNESKNGFTVGIVDDVTFTSLEVKEKISLSDDSVKECLFYGLGADGTVGANKNSIKIIGDKTDLYAQAYFAYDSKKSGGYTRSHLRFGKNPIRSTYLVSNPHFVACSVAAYLELYEVIDGIRQNGTFLLNSIWDAEETLAKIPNRVKRILARKNVNFYIINATKLAHDIGLKNRTNTIMQSAFFKLADIIPFEDAQKYMKEYAHKAYSKKGEAIVEMNYKAIDMGAGELVKVPVDPAWANLNDESDTKEQYIGTDFVEKVVKPINAAKGDSLPVSVFLGYEDGHFESGTTAYEKRGVGVMVPKWIEENCIQCNQCAFVCPHAVIRPFLIDDNELEAAPQTVKDHVLEAKGKELKGLKYKIQVSILDCTGCELCAQNCPSKEKSLVMVPFEEEQSKNEQVNADYLFKNVTYKDDLMSKESVKGSSFAQPLFEFHAACPGCGETPYLGLVTRLFGDHMIVANATGCSSIYGGSAPSTPYTTNKDGHGVAWANSLFEDNAEFGMGMEVATQTIRHRIEDIMLRTKDIVPNALSALYTDWTQFKNDSAKTKEIAKILVPILEQNSQVEGVKEILSLKKYLIRKSQWIIGGDGWAYDIGFGGLDHVLASGENVNVLVLDTEVYSNTGGQSSKASRAGSIAQFTASGKPAQKKDLGYIAMTYGNIFVAQINSNASQANTIKAILAAEAYDGPSLVIAYSPCIAHGIKGGLSYSGNQAELATKCGYWPTYVYDPRLMKEGKNPLKMTSKEPDWSLYEEFLLNEVRYSALKKTNPQHADALLAKNKADAQRRYRQLKRLSIADFSDEIEQVATSDNAGE from the coding sequence ATGAGCAAAATTATGAAAACTATGGACGGTAACGAGGCGGCGGCTTACGCTTCTTACGCATTTACGGAAGTTGCGGGAATTTATCCTATTACTCCGAGTTCTCCGATGGCTGATTACACTGACGCTTGGGCTGCGGCAGGAAAGAAAAATTTATTTGGAATGCCCGTTAAAGTCGTTGAAATGCAAAGCGAAGGAGGCGCGGCAGGAACGGTTCACGGCTCACTTCAAGTAGGCGCGCTTACCACTACTTACACGGCTTCTCAAGGTCTGCTTTTAAAAATTCCTAATATGTATAAGATCGCAGGGCAGCTTCTTCCGGGAGTTATTCATGTGAGCGCTCGCTCTATCGCTGCTCAAGCTTTATCTATATTTGGCGATCATCAAGATATCTATGCCTGTCGCCAAACGGGGTTTGCGATGCTGGCAAGCGGTTCTGTTCAAGAGGTTATGGATATCGCAGGCGTTGCGCATTTAGCGGCTATTAAGGGTCGCGTGCCGTTTTTGCACTTCTTTGACGGATTTAGAACAAGCCACGAAATTCAAAAGATTGAAGTTATGGATTATGCTCATTTTGATAGACTTTTGGATAAAGAGGCTGTTCAAAAATTTAGAGACGAGGCGCTAAACCCCGAGAGTCCAAAGACTAGAGGCACGGCTCAAAACGATGATATCTACTTTCAAACCAGAGAACTAACTAACCGCTTTTATGACGCGGTTCCTGATATAGTTGCTGATTATTTGGCTGAAATTTCAAAAATAACAGGACGCGAGTATAAGCCGTTTAACTACTATGGAGATCCGCAAGCGGAGCGAATTATAATAGCTATGGGCTCGGTAACTCAAACCCTTGAAGAGGTTGTTGATCACTTAAGAGCAAAGGGCGAAAAAGTAGGCATTATCAAAGTTCATTTGTATCGTCCTTTTAGCTTAAAATACTTATTTGACGTTATGCCAAAGAGTGTTAAGAAAATCGCCGTTTTAGACCGCACAAAAGAGCCCGGAAGCTTGGGTGAGCCGCTATATCTTGACATAAAAGCTGCATTTTACGAAAGCGAATTAAAGCCTGTCGTAGTCGGCGGCAGATACGGACTTAGCTCAAAAGACGTCGATCCTGCGCAAATGATAGCCGTATTTGAAAATTTAAAACTAAATGAGTCTAAAAACGGCTTTACCGTAGGAATCGTAGATGATGTTACATTTACTTCGCTTGAAGTAAAAGAGAAAATTTCATTGAGTGATGATAGTGTAAAAGAGTGTTTGTTTTACGGACTTGGCGCGGACGGAACTGTTGGAGCCAATAAAAACTCCATTAAGATCATCGGCGATAAGACCGACCTTTACGCTCAGGCTTATTTCGCATACGATAGTAAAAAATCAGGCGGATACACACGCTCGCATTTAAGATTTGGTAAAAACCCTATCCGCTCGACATATCTTGTTTCAAACCCGCATTTTGTAGCTTGCTCGGTTGCGGCGTATCTTGAGCTTTACGAAGTTATAGACGGCATAAGACAAAACGGAACGTTTTTATTAAACTCAATCTGGGATGCAGAGGAGACTTTGGCTAAAATTCCAAACAGAGTTAAGAGAATTTTGGCTCGCAAAAACGTAAATTTCTACATCATAAACGCTACTAAGCTGGCTCATGATATCGGGCTTAAAAACCGCACAAATACTATTATGCAGTCAGCCTTTTTTAAGCTTGCAGACATCATACCTTTTGAAGATGCGCAAAAATACATGAAAGAATACGCTCACAAAGCATACTCCAAAAAGGGCGAAGCGATAGTTGAGATGAACTATAAGGCTATCGATATGGGTGCCGGTGAGCTTGTAAAAGTACCAGTAGATCCTGCTTGGGCAAATTTAAACGATGAGAGCGATACGAAAGAACAATATATCGGAACCGATTTTGTCGAAAAGGTGGTAAAACCGATAAATGCGGCTAAGGGTGATAGCTTGCCAGTATCTGTGTTTTTGGGCTATGAAGACGGACATTTCGAGTCAGGAACAACGGCTTATGAAAAGCGCGGCGTAGGCGTGATGGTGCCAAAATGGATAGAGGAAAATTGTATCCAGTGTAACCAATGCGCATTTGTATGTCCGCATGCCGTCATAAGACCGTTTTTGATAGATGATAACGAGCTTGAAGCGGCTCCTCAAACCGTAAAAGATCATGTTTTAGAGGCAAAAGGCAAGGAGCTAAAAGGTCTAAAATATAAAATTCAAGTTAGTATCCTAGACTGCACCGGCTGTGAGCTATGCGCGCAAAACTGCCCTAGCAAAGAAAAATCTCTTGTAATGGTGCCTTTTGAAGAGGAGCAGAGTAAAAACGAGCAGGTAAATGCCGATTATCTATTTAAAAATGTAACTTATAAAGATGATCTTATGAGTAAAGAAAGCGTTAAGGGTTCAAGCTTTGCTCAGCCTCTTTTTGAGTTCCACGCAGCTTGCCCGGGATGTGGGGAGACGCCTTATCTCGGTCTTGTTACAAGGCTATTTGGCGATCATATGATAGTGGCGAATGCGACAGGTTGTAGCTCTATTTACGGAGGAAGCGCGCCTTCTACGCCATACACTACGAATAAAGACGGGCACGGCGTAGCTTGGGCGAATTCGCTCTTTGAAGATAATGCCGAATTCGGTATGGGTATGGAAGTGGCTACACAGACTATCCGCCACCGCATAGAAGATATAATGCTTCGCACAAAAGATATCGTGCCAAACGCGCTTAGCGCGCTTTATACCGATTGGACTCAGTTTAAAAACGATAGCGCGAAAACCAAAGAGATAGCTAAAATTTTAGTGCCGATTTTAGAGCAAAATTCGCAAGTTGAAGGTGTAAAAGAAATTTTAAGTCTTAAAAAATACCTCATTAGAAAATCTCAATGGATCATCGGAGGCGACGGATGGGCGTATGATATCGGATTTGGCGGACTGGATCACGTATTAGCAAGCGGTGAGAACGTAAATGTGCTTGTGCTTGATACTGAGGTTTATTCAAACACGGGCGGGCAAAGCTCAAAAGCAAGTCGTGCGGGTTCGATCGCGCAATTTACCGCTTCGGGAAAACCTGCTCAGAAAAAGGATCTTGGCTATATCGCTATGACTTACGGAAACATCTTCGTAGCTCAGATAAACTCAAACGCAAGCCAAGCAAACACGATAAAAGCGATTTTAGCGGCTGAAGCGTATGACGGACCAAGCCTTGTGATAGCTTACTCTCCTTGCATCGCTCACGGTATCAAAGGCGGACTTAGCTACTCGGGCAATCAGGCTGAACTTGCTACAAAATGCGGTTACTGGCCGACTTATGTCTATGATCCAAGACTAATGAAAGAGGGTAAAAATCCGCTTAAGATGACATCCAAAGAGCCTGACTGGAGCCTTTATGAGGAATTTTTACTAAATGAAGTTAGATATAGCGCGCTTAAAAAGACAAATCCGCAGCACGCAGACGCGCTTTTAGCGAAAAATAAAGCCGACGCTCAAAGGCGCTACCGCCAGCTAAAACGCCTTTCAATCGCTGATTTTAGCGATGAAATCGAGCAAGTCGCAACTAGTGATAATGCCGGCGAATAA